AGGAGCAGGCTCACGTGTTTTCCGCGGGCCTCGGGGCACACGAACAGGAACGTGTCGTCGAAGCAGGTGGGATCGCCGTTGTGGGCCACCGCGTAGAAGCCCAGGGGTGCTCCGGTTTCCGAGGCAGGGCCGTCGTCTGCCGCCGCCTCCGCGACGGCCAGCCCCACCACCCACCGCGCCGGATCGAAGTCCCGGGCATGGGCCGCCTCGCCCGCGGCCTCTGCGATGCGGCGCGGCTCGCCGGGGCCGATGGGGTAGACGCGGTAGGTCTTGCCCCGCAGCCGGTACAGCTTACCGGCCCCTTCCTTCTGGATCAGAGAGCAGGAGACGGGAGAAGGCACGGGGTCGAGGGCGGCATCCATGGAATGGAATCCTGTCAGACACGCAAAGAAGAATGCCAGAAAGATAGCAGAGCGTGCCCGACGTTCCAAGAAGAGCCGAACCCGGCATCTCCGAATCCTACAAGACGCTGTTTGCTTGTCTTTGTTCGGTTCCAATGCCGTCCGTGCGGAACCACTGTATGGACCGAGGCCGTGGGTGGTTCGTCGGACGGCAAGCGCAGCAGCTCCACAAATCCAGGAACAGGCGGCGTTCCAAATGCCATTTGTGCAACCGGACCCGCGGTGGGCTTTGCCGCGGAGCCCTGGCAGGCCTGGAGCTGCCGAAAGGGGGGAGTGGGCGAAGCGGGACGCAGGGGGTGTCTCGGCGGCGGCCGGAGCAGGACTTGCGGACCTGCCCGCGTGCGAAACGCCGTTCTCGATGTCGGGATTCGGGTTCGCGGCGAGCCCGGCGGGACGGAGGTTTCCACTGCGGAGGGGCGTCCCGTCCCGCGGTGGGGACCCGGCAGGGCGGATACCGAAAGGGGTGGGGAGGGGGTACCCCCTCCCCCCCGGCCCGGATCGAATCGCAATCCAAATCACAGCCGACACCCACCGCCTTCGCGGAGCCAGGTGCCTGCCCCCTCACCCCAAACCTCTCCCCCGGGGGGGAGAGGGAGGAATCGGGCTCGCCAGGGTCTCGCGGATGCGGGCGCCGAGCTCTCGCAGCCGGTAGGGCTTGCCCACGAAGCCCGCGGCTCCTTCCTCCACCGTGGCTTCGGCGTGTTCGGCGGGGGAGTAGCCGCTGGCCACCAGGACCCGCGCTGCGGGCCGGATGCGCAGGAGCTGGCGCAGGCACTTCCTCCCGCCCATCCCCGGCATGCCCAGGTCCAGCAGCACGAGGTCCACGGCCTCGGGGTTGCGCCCGAAGACCGCCAGGGCCTCTTCTCCGCTGCGGGCGGTGAGCACCCGGTAGCCTGCGTGGTCGAGGTAGTCGGCGACGACCTCTACGACGGCAGGGTCGTCGTCGGCCACGAGCACCGTGGCCTCCCGCCCGGCGGCGGGAGCCGCCGGGTCCTCCGGGGCGGGGGCAACGTCGGGCGCCTCGGCGGCCGGGAGGAGGAGCCGGAAGGCCGTACCCCGACCCTGGGCGGTCTCGAAGGTGAGGTGCCCTCCGTGGCGCTGCACGATGCCGTAGGTGCTGTAGAGCCCGAGCCCTGTGCCCTGCCCCACGCCCTTGGTCGTGTAGAAGGGCTCGAAGGCGTGCTCCGCGACCTCCGGGGCCATGCCCCTGCCGGTGTCGCTTACCGCCAGGAGCACCCACCGCTGGGCCGGGGGTCCGGCCCCGGAAGGAAGCAGGGGGGAGTCGGCGGCGAGTGTTTCGAGGCGAAACGTCAGGGTTCCTCCGTCGGGCATGGCGTCCCGGGCATTGGTAGCCAGGTTCAGGAGCACCTGCTCGAGTTGGGCCGGGTCCCCCCACACCAGGACCGGATGGTCTGCCCCCTCCTGACGGATCCGGATCATCTTGGGAAAGGTGCGTTCCAGGATCTCGGCGATGCGGCGCACCTCGGCCCCCAGGTCCACGACGTGCCGCCTGGGCTGACCGGCGCGGCTGAAGGCCAGGAGATTCTTCACCAGGTCGGACCCGCGCCGGGCGGCCTCCTCGATGCCGGCGAGGAAGCGGGCCGTGCGGCCCTCGGGGCGCTCGGCCAGGGAGAGCTCGGCATACCCGGTGATGGCCTGGAGGAGGTTGTTGAAGTCGTGGGCGATGCCGCTCGCCAGGGTACCCACGGCCTCCAGCTTCTGGGCCTGGAGGAGCTGGTGCTCCACCTGCCGGCTGCGGGTCACGTCGCGCAGGACGACCACGATGCCGGCCGCCTTTCCCCGGTGGTCGTGGTAGACCGAGGAGCTGAGCACCACGTCGAGGATGCGGCCGTCCCTGGCCAGGCGCCGGGTCTCGAACCCCCGGCAGGGCTGGCCGGCGAGAACCTGGCGGATCGTCTCGGCGGTTCCCGGGGCCTCGGCCTCCGGGACGAAGGGGATGCGCCGGCCGACCATCTCCTCGGCGGTGAAACCGAACGTCTCGGTGAAGGACGGGTTCAGGTAGACCGCGTTGCCCTCCAGGTCGTAGAGGGCCACCGGGTCGGGGATGGAGCGCAGGAGGGAGCGATAGAGCTCTTCCTGCTCCACGGCCTTTCGGTAGAGCTCTTCGATACGCTGGGCCGAGGCGCGCAGGTGGTCTTCTGCGGATCGCCGTTCGGTGATGTCCTCGAAGGCCACCGCGAGCTCCCCCGGGGCCACCCGGAAGGCGCGCACGGCGTAGACGCCCGAGATCCGCTCGTCCTCGTAGGTGACGTGCTCCGATGCCCAGGGCCGGCCGGTGCGGGCCACCTCGCGGTAGGCGCCGGGAATGGCGGTGGCCGCCAGAGGAGGAAACGCTTCCTCGATCGTCTTTCCCACCCGTGCGGCGCAGCGGATGCCGAGGATGGCGTCGGCCGCCGGGTTCCCGCCCGCGAAGACGAGCCGGTCCCCGGGCTCCAGGCGGTACTGGAGGATGCCCCAGGGGGAGGCGTCGACGATGCTCCGGTAGCGCCCCTCGGACTCCCGGAGCTCCCGGTCGGCCCGGTTGCGCTCGGTGACGTCGGCAAAGGAGGCGAGCAGGCACAGGGGGTTTTCCCCCTCGTCCCGGACCAGGGTGGCCGAGACCTCCACCTCGATCTCCCCGCCGTCCCGCCGAACTCCGGTGAGCCCGCCCCGCCAGCTTCCCCCGGCCCAGAGGGCTCTTACCACAGCCTGGGCCGCGCCGGGGTCTCTCCAGAACTCGAGGGACGAGCGCCCCAGCACCTGGGTTTCGTCGTCGTACCCCCACAGGCGCAGGAACGCGGGGTTGACCTGGGTGAGCCGCCCCTGGAGGTCGCCAAGGGCGATGGCTTCGATGGAAGCCTGGATCGCGGTCTCCAGGATGCGGAGCCTGTCCCTGGCTGTGGCGTCGCGGCTGTCTTCCATGTCACACCGAGTGAGAAACTAGGGTTGCCCGGGCAGAGCGGCCCAGCACCCGCTTTCCTCCCCAAGCTCCCCCCGCTCCGAGCTGCCCGCTGTCCGTTGAGAGCTTAGGGCGGACCGCTCCTCTACAGCAGCCCGTCCATCCGCGCGACCTTCTCGATGAGGTCGGTTACGCGTACGGAGTAGCCCCACTCGTTGTCGTACCAGGCCACGACCTTGGCCATGCGGTCCTTGCGCACGTGGGTGAGCTCGGCGTCGAAGATGGCGGAGTGGGGGTTTCCGATGATGTCCACCGAGACGATGGGGTCGGTGTTGTAGGCCATGATGCCCCGCAGCCCTCCCTCGCACGCGGCCCGCATGGCCTCGTTGATCTCCGGGGCGGTGGCCTTCCTTTCGAGCATCACGGTGAGGTCGATGAGCGAGCCGGTGGGCACGGGGACCCGGAAGGCGATTCCCTCGATGCGCCCGTCGAGCTCCGGGATCACGAGCCCCAGGGCCTGGGCCGCCCCGGTGGAGGTGGGGATGATGGAGAGGGTCGCCATCCGCGCCCGCCGGAAGTCCTTGTGGGGGTAGTCGAAGAGCCGCTGATCGTTGGTGAAGGCGTGCACCGTGGAGAGGTACCCCTTGGCGATGCCCCAGTGCTCGTGCAGCACCTTGGCCACCGGCGCCGCGCAGTTGGTGGTGCACGACGAGTTGGAGATGATGGTGTGGTCCGGGCCGATGACGCCGTCGTTCACGCCCATGACGATGGTCGCCTCCAGGGGATCCTTGGAGGGTACGGTGAGGATCACCCGCCGGGCGCCCGAGCGCAGGTGCCCCTCGAGCTGGGACACCTTGCGGAAGACGCCGGTGGACTCCACCACGTAGTCGACGCCGTAGTCCCTCCAGGGAAGATCCAGGGGGTCGCTGCTGCGCTTGCTCGCGCCGCTGATGACCTGCATGGCGTCGCCGTCGATGACGAGCTTGTCGCCCTGGAGCTCCACGTTGCCCGGGAACCGGCCGTGGATCGAGTCGTACTTGGTGACCATGTACAGGGCCTCGATGTCCGCCAGGTCGTGGAGTGCGACGAAGTCGAAGTCCTTCTTGTACTTCTTGGCCGCCCGGAGCACGAGGCGGCCGATGCGGCCGTAGCCGTTGATGGCGATGCGCACTGCCATGGACGTTCCTCCTGTGGGATGGAAGAAGGGGGCGGCGAGGCCGCAACCGCGGCCAGCCTACCCAGGATCGGCCGGACCGCAACCCGAGTTGAGGCGCCGGCCCTCCCGCCGGGCGGCGCGGCGGGGGCTCTTACGGATCGTGTGGGTGGATCCGCTGGTGAGCGAACCCCGGCGTCTCGGCGCGTAGGGGCGCACTGCGTGCGCCCGGAGGGTTCGGGGTGGGTCCGAGCGCGGGCGCACACTGTGCGCCCCTACGGGTGAACGGCCGTATTCCCGAGCTCTCAGCCGCTACGCGAACCCACACGGATCGGAACAGCGCCCCCTTACGGGGGCGGGCGCAGCAGGCGGGCGGCGGCGTCGCCGATGGCAGCGGGTTCCAGCCCCGCGGCGTGGAAGAGCCCTCCCCAGGTCGCAGAGCCCTTGCGGACGGCGGCGAGGGTCTGCACCGGTGGGGTGCCCGTGAGCCGGAAGAGGAGCGCCCCGGCCACGGTCTCGGCGTCCGACGCCCCGGCGGCCCGCAAGGCCTCTAGTTCTGCCGGAACCGCTGCCAGGCGCTCGGCGGCAACGGCGTCGACCACTGCCGAAGCCAGGAGGGCGTCTGCCCCGTTGCGCTCCAGGAAGTCCGGGAACGCGCCCCCCAGGCGC
The genomic region above belongs to Thermodesulfobacteriota bacterium and contains:
- a CDS encoding PAS domain S-box protein: MEDSRDATARDRLRILETAIQASIEAIALGDLQGRLTQVNPAFLRLWGYDDETQVLGRSSLEFWRDPGAAQAVVRALWAGGSWRGGLTGVRRDGGEIEVEVSATLVRDEGENPLCLLASFADVTERNRADRELRESEGRYRSIVDASPWGILQYRLEPGDRLVFAGGNPAADAILGIRCAARVGKTIEEAFPPLAATAIPGAYREVARTGRPWASEHVTYEDERISGVYAVRAFRVAPGELAVAFEDITERRSAEDHLRASAQRIEELYRKAVEQEELYRSLLRSIPDPVALYDLEGNAVYLNPSFTETFGFTAEEMVGRRIPFVPEAEAPGTAETIRQVLAGQPCRGFETRRLARDGRILDVVLSSSVYHDHRGKAAGIVVVLRDVTRSRQVEHQLLQAQKLEAVGTLASGIAHDFNNLLQAITGYAELSLAERPEGRTARFLAGIEEAARRGSDLVKNLLAFSRAGQPRRHVVDLGAEVRRIAEILERTFPKMIRIRQEGADHPVLVWGDPAQLEQVLLNLATNARDAMPDGGTLTFRLETLAADSPLLPSGAGPPAQRWVLLAVSDTGRGMAPEVAEHAFEPFYTTKGVGQGTGLGLYSTYGIVQRHGGHLTFETAQGRGTAFRLLLPAAEAPDVAPAPEDPAAPAAGREATVLVADDDPAVVEVVADYLDHAGYRVLTARSGEEALAVFGRNPEAVDLVLLDLGMPGMGGRKCLRQLLRIRPAARVLVASGYSPAEHAEATVEEGAAGFVGKPYRLRELGARIRETLASPIPPSPPRGRGLG
- a CDS encoding GNAT family N-acetyltransferase, which encodes MDAALDPVPSPVSCSLIQKEGAGKLYRLRGKTYRVYPIGPGEPRRIAEAAGEAAHARDFDPARWVVGLAVAEAAADDGPASETGAPLGFYAVAHNGDPTCFDDTFLFVCPEARGKHVSLLLLYAMYSELLRTSLSFRLREAIDHPRLRLHARCGFAPPVRRLVDGKVEIGGYDLHALLARIESEDEIVDLSLQAPPFPLH
- the gap gene encoding type I glyceraldehyde-3-phosphate dehydrogenase, which gives rise to MAVRIAINGYGRIGRLVLRAAKKYKKDFDFVALHDLADIEALYMVTKYDSIHGRFPGNVELQGDKLVIDGDAMQVISGASKRSSDPLDLPWRDYGVDYVVESTGVFRKVSQLEGHLRSGARRVILTVPSKDPLEATIVMGVNDGVIGPDHTIISNSSCTTNCAAPVAKVLHEHWGIAKGYLSTVHAFTNDQRLFDYPHKDFRRARMATLSIIPTSTGAAQALGLVIPELDGRIEGIAFRVPVPTGSLIDLTVMLERKATAPEINEAMRAACEGGLRGIMAYNTDPIVSVDIIGNPHSAIFDAELTHVRKDRMAKVVAWYDNEWGYSVRVTDLIEKVARMDGLL